GCTCGTAGACGAGCCGCGAGACCTCGCGCAGCTTTCTGAGCCTCGCCGCCGTTATGACGTCGAGCCCCATCTTGAGCCGCAGCGCCGGTATGATGGAGCACAGATTGGCGTTGCCGCAGCGCTCGCCGAAGCCGTTGAGCGTGCCCTGCACGTGGACGACCCCCATGCGCACGGCCTCGAGGGTATTGGCCACGGCCGTCTCGGAGTCGTTGTGGGCGTGGATGCCCAGGGGCGCGGCGACCCGCTCCTTAACGGCCGCGACGATCTCCGCTATCTCGCCGGGCAGTGTCCCGCCGTTGGTGTCGCATAGGACGAGACAGTCGGCCCCGGCCTCCTCGGCGGCCCTGAGCGTGCGCATGGCGTAGTCGGCGTCGGCCTTGTAGCCGTCGAAGAAGTGCTCGGCGTCGTAGAAGACCGTATCGACCCTCTTCTTCAGGTAGGCCACCGAGTCGCGGATCATGTCGAGGTTCTCTTCGAGCGGGACCTTGAGGGCATGGGTCACGTGCAGCTTCCAGCTCTTGCCGAAGATGGTCACGGCCGCGGTGCCCGCGCCGAGAAGGGCCTTTATGTTGGCGTCGCGCGACGCCCTGGTGCGGGCGCGGCGCGTGGAGCCGAAGGCCGTGAGCACCGAGCGCGCAAGCTTCACCTTCGACATCTCCTCGAAGAACTCGATGTCCCGGGGGTTGCTCCCCGGCCACCCGCCCTCGATGTAGTGGACGCCGAGCTCGTCGAGGGCCTGCGCAATCCGCACCTTGTCCTCGACGGTGAACGATATGTCCTCGGCCTGCGTGCCGTCACGCAGCGTGGTGTCGTAGAGGGTAATCATATGTATCTCTTTCGGATCTTCGGCTGCACCGGGGGGTCGGCCCGCGCCAGGCGGGATCTTTACGCCTTTGCGGCCCGAACCCCCCGGCACAGCCCCCCGAGGCAATCGGGGCGGGCAGGACGCCCCCTTCAAAGACTTTTAATTCCCTGCGGATCATCCCGATTTTGCAAGCAAAATCGGGATGATCCGCAGGGCGTTAAAAGTTTTTGGAGGGAGTCTGAGGGAACCTTTTTTAAAAAGGTTCCCTCAGTAAAGGTTTCTTCAGGGCAGTTCCTCTTCCACGTCGTCTCTTCCCAGTTCGAAGGCGTCGTGGAGGATCCTCACGGCCAGTTCCGTGTACTTCGAGTCTATGACGCAGGATATCTTTATCTCCGACGTCGATATCATCTGGATGTTTATGTTCTCCGCGGCCAGGGCGGCGAACATGCGCGAGGCCACGCCGGCATGGCTTCTCATGCCGGCGCCGACGATGGATATCTTGGCTATGTCGGGGTCGCCGACCACGTCCCGCGCGCCCAGTCCGGCGGCGATGCCCTTCACGTGCTCGAAGGCCCTTTTGTAGTCGTCCTTGGTCACGGTGAAGGTCATGTCCGTGAAGCCGTCGTGACTTATGTTCTGGACTATCATGTCCACGTTTATGCCCTTCTCGGTGAGCGGCTCGAAGAGCCTTGCGGCGATGCCGGGCTTGTCGGGCACGCGGAGCACCGAAATCTTGGCCTCGTTGCGGTTGTAGGTCACGCCAGAGACAACGACCTTCTCCATCTCCTCATCCTCCTTGCATACGAGCGTGCCCGGCGCGTCGGAGAAGGAGGAGCGCACCATGATGGGCACGTCGTACTTCTTCGAGAACTCGACCGAGCGGGTCTGAAGGACCTTTGCGCCCATGCTCGCCATCTCGAGCATTTCGTCGTACGATATCTTCTTGAGCTTGCGCGCATGGGGACAGATGGCGGGATCGGTGGTATAGACGCCCTCCACGTCGGTGTATATCTCGCAGAGGTCGGCGCTCAGGGCCGCCGCCAGGGCCACGGCGGTGGTGTCCGAGCCGCCGCGGCCGAGCGTGGTTATGTCGCCGCGCCCGTCTATGCCCTGGAAGCCCGCGACGACGACGACCCTGCCGGCCCCGAGCTCTCTTCTTATGCGGCCGTCTTCTATCTCCTCGATGCGGGCCGAGCCGTGGCGGCCGTCGGTGCGCACCGGCACCTGAAAGCCCAGCAGGCTCACCGCCGGCGTCCCCAGCTCCTCCACGGCCATGGCGAGAAGCCCTATCGTCACCTGCTCGCCCGTGGAGACCACCGTGTCGTACTCCCGGCCCGGCGGGTCATGCGAGCACCGGCGCACGAGCGAGATGAGCCTGTCCGTCTCGCCCGCCATGGCCGAGACGACGACGACCACGTCGTTTCCGGCCTTGCGGGTCTCGACCACCCGGCGCGCAACGTTCCGGATACGCTCTATGGAGCCCACGGAGGTGCCGCCGTACTTCTGGACCACCAGCGCCACGGCCGCTACCTCCTCCTGCCCACCTTGTGGACGGCCAGGCCGTGCACGTCCTCGGCCGCCTCGAGCACGACCTCCGGCAGCGTGGGATGGGCGTGGATGGTGCCGGTTATGTCCCTCACCTTCGCGCCGCTTCTCACGGCAAGGGCCACCTCGCCTATGAGGTCGGTGGCGTGGGCGCCCACTATGGTGCAGCCCAGTACGCGATCGGTGCCTGGGTCGGCCACGACCTGCACGAAGCCTTCGGTCTCGTCCATGGCCAGGGCCTTGCCGCAGGCGGCGTAGGGGAAGCGGCCGACCTTCACGTCCATGCCCTGCTCGGCCGCCGTCTTCTCGCGCAGCCCCACGCTCGCTATCTCGGGGTCGGTGAATATGCCGGCGGGCACGGCGTCGTAGCTCATGGCCGCGGACCCGCCCATGGCGTTGGCGGCGGCCACCCCGCCCTCGGCGCTCGCCGTGTGGGCAAGGAGCATCCCGCCCGTCACGTCGCCGATGGCGTATATGCCGGGGACGTTCGTCTCCATGCGCTCGTTGACCTTTATGCGGCCCCGCTCGGTCTCAACGCCCGCCGTCTCGAGTCCGAGCCCCCCGGAGTTGAAGCGGCGGCCTATGGAGACGAGCACCTTCTCGGTCGTTATCTCGCGGCCGCCGGAGACGACGGTCCTGACCGAGCCGTCGCGGACCTCCACCTCCTCCACGCCGACACCGGTGAGCACCTCCACGCCCATGGCCTTGAAACTCTTCATGACGGTGCGAACGACCTGCCTGTCCTCGGTGGAGAGGATGGCGGGCAGGAGCTCGACCATGGTCACGCGGCTTCCGAACTTGGCGAAGATGGTGGCGAACTCGCAGCCCATGACACCGGCTCCGATTACGAGCAGGCTCTCCGGGACCTTCCTGATGTCGAGCATCTCGGTGGAGGTGAGGACGTTTTCGCGGTCCATGTTGAAGGCCGCTATCTCGGCGGGCTCGGAGCCGGTGGCTATGATGACGTTCTTCGCAAGCAGCGTCTCCGTGGCGCCGTCGCGCTCGACGACCACCTTCCCGGCGCCGTCGAGGCGTCCGTTGCCGCGCAGGAGTTCCACACCGTTGCCCTTGAGAAGCTGCTCCACGCCTCCGACGAGTCTCTTCACCACCTCGTCCTTGCGGTCAACGGCCACGGCCATATCGAAGGACGCCTCTGCCACACTCACTCCGAAGCGTTGGGCCTTTTTCACGGCCGTCAGGGTCCTGGCCGAGTAGTAGAGGGCCTTCGTAGGTATGCAGCCGCGGTTGAGACAGGTTCCGCCGACCCTGTCCCTCTCGACGACGGCCGTCTTCGCCCCCATCTGAGCGCCCCTTATGGCGGCCACGTAGCCGCCGGGCCCCCCGCCTATGACAACGATGTCGAACTCCCTCATCAATTACCTCCCCTCGGTATTTTCAAGGCGGTCCGCCCCCGTGCCCGTCCCCGGCCCGCGCCGGGCGATCTCGATCCGCCTGCGTCCCGTCCCGATGCGGCTTATCTTCACCACCAGGGCCTCGTCGGGCACGATCTCCGGAAACCTGTCGGCCCACTCCACAAGCGTCACGCCCTCTCCGTAGAGGCAGTCGTCGAGCCCCAGGTCGGGGAGCTCGCCGGCGTCCGCCACCCTGTAGAGATCCACGTGGTAGATCGGCACTCTGCCGCCCTCGTAGATGTTTACGATGGTGAAGCTCGGGCTCTTGACGTATCCATCGAAGCCGAGCCCCCTGGCCACCCCCCGGACGAAACAGGTCTTTCCGCTTCCGAGCTCTCCGCAGAGCGCCACCACGTCTCCCGGCCCCAGTTCCCCGGCGAGCCCGGCGCCGAGGCGCTCGGTCTGCTCCGGGCCCTCGGTGGTATGGACGCCGTGTCTAAGGGTCACGGGACCTCGAAAGCTCGCTCAGAAGCGGCGGGAGCGCCTCCAGGAGGTCGGTAGCCACCAGGCCGGCCTCGTAGCCCCGGCTGGCGAGCCTCTGCGCCGCCAGGCCGTGGATGTAGGCGCCGGCGGCGGCCGCCGCTGCCGGCGCGGCCCCCTGGGCGAGCAGCGCGCCGATTATGCCCGTCAGTATGTCGCCCGTGCCGGCCGAGGCGAGGGCCGCGCTGCCCGTGGGATTGACGTAGACCTTTCCCGAAGCGGCGGCCACGACGGTGCCGGCGCCCTTGAGCACCACGACCGCGCCGGTCAGGTCCGCGAGCCTGCGGGCCGAAGCGAGCCTGTGGTCCTGGACCCCGGCGGCCGTGGTTCCGAGCAGCCTCGCGGCCTCGCCGGGATGGGGCGTGAGCACGAGCCGGGCCTCCACCTCCTTTAGACCGTCGAGCCTGCCGGCCAGCACGTTGAGGCCGTCGGCGTCGACTACCACCGGGCAGCGCGCCTCGCGGAGCAGCGCGGAGACGAAAGAGGCCGTGGCGTCGGAAGCGCCGATGCCGGGGCCTACGGCGAGCGCCGACTTGCCTTCGAGCAGGGCCCTCGCGCCGTCCGCCGACGCCTTGCAGAAGGCGCCGTCGGCGCCGGCTGCGAGGGCGCAGGTCATGACCTCGGTCGTCTTCGCCTCCATGGCCTGGGCGATGCTCTCGGGCACGGCCAGCGTCACCAGGCCCGCTCCGGCGCGCATGGCCGCAGCCGCGCTCATGTACGCCGCCCCTCCCTTGCCCGGCGAGCCGGCCGCAACGAGCAGGTGGCCGTAGGTGCCCTTGTGGGAGTCGGCCCCGCGGGGTCTCAGGACCTTCCATACGAAGTCCTCGTCCACGAGTTCGAATTCGGCCTCCCCCTCCTCGAGCACGGCCCGCGGAGCCCCGATGTCGACGACCTCGATGCGGCCCGCATGGGCGCGTCCGGGATAGACGTAGAGGCCCGTCTTGGGAAGGGCCATGGTGGCCGTCACGTCGGCGCTCACGGCCCGGCCCAGCACACGGCCCGTCGAGGCGCACAGCCCGGAGGGCACGTCCACCGAGAGCACGGGCTTGTCGAGGCCGTTTATGAGGTCGATGACCTCGCCGTAAAAACCCTCGACGGGACTTGAAAGGCCGGTGCCGAGGACGGCGTCGATTATGAGCGTGCTCATCATGAGCGGCGAGAAGTGGCGCTTCAGCTCTTCGGTCGTGCGCACCAGATGGACTTCGCCGCCCATCCTCACCCAGCTACGGGCGTTGCGGCCGGCATCGCCTTTTATCTCGTCGATGGAGGCGAGGGAGAAGACGACGGCCGAGACGCCGCGGTTGCAGAGGTGACGGGCCGCCACGAAGCCGTCTCCACCGTTGTTGCCCTTGCCGGCGACGACCGCCACGGGCCCCCTCCCGCCGTCGAGCATGGAGACGGCCACATCGGCCACCCCGCGGCCGGCGTTCTCCATGAGCTGCAGCCCGCTCACGCCGTAGGTCTCCATGGCCCTGCGGTCCATCTCCTTCATGGTCCTTGCATCGACGAGTCTCATGGCGTCCTCCCCACAATGACACTCGCAAGACTTACGCCGCCGTCGTGGCTCATCGACAGCGACGCGGCCACACCCTCGAGACACGCCCCGACGAGCACGGGCCTGCCGAGGCCGTCGCGCCCGACCTCCACGTGCCTGAAGGGCACGGCCCTGCCCAGCGCCTTGCGCAGGGCCGCCTTGGCGGCGAAACGCGCCGAGAGAGCCGCGGCCGGACGCCTCCGGGAAAGACCGTACTCGATCTCGGCGGCCGTGAAGAGCCGCTCGAGAAGCCGCCGTCCCCGGCGCTCCATGGCCGCCTCGAAACGGCCGATATCGACCATCTCCATGCCGATGCCGACGATCTCCACAG
The nucleotide sequence above comes from Deltaproteobacteria bacterium. Encoded proteins:
- a CDS encoding aspartate kinase; protein product: MALVVQKYGGTSVGSIERIRNVARRVVETRKAGNDVVVVVSAMAGETDRLISLVRRCSHDPPGREYDTVVSTGEQVTIGLLAMAVEELGTPAVSLLGFQVPVRTDGRHGSARIEEIEDGRIRRELGAGRVVVVAGFQGIDGRGDITTLGRGGSDTTAVALAAALSADLCEIYTDVEGVYTTDPAICPHARKLKKISYDEMLEMASMGAKVLQTRSVEFSKKYDVPIMVRSSFSDAPGTLVCKEDEEMEKVVVSGVTYNRNEAKISVLRVPDKPGIAARLFEPLTEKGINVDMIVQNISHDGFTDMTFTVTKDDYKRAFEHVKGIAAGLGARDVVGDPDIAKISIVGAGMRSHAGVASRMFAALAAENINIQMISTSEIKISCVIDSKYTELAVRILHDAFELGRDDVEEELP
- the lpdA gene encoding dihydrolipoyl dehydrogenase, yielding MREFDIVVIGGGPGGYVAAIRGAQMGAKTAVVERDRVGGTCLNRGCIPTKALYYSARTLTAVKKAQRFGVSVAEASFDMAVAVDRKDEVVKRLVGGVEQLLKGNGVELLRGNGRLDGAGKVVVERDGATETLLAKNVIIATGSEPAEIAAFNMDRENVLTSTEMLDIRKVPESLLVIGAGVMGCEFATIFAKFGSRVTMVELLPAILSTEDRQVVRTVMKSFKAMGVEVLTGVGVEEVEVRDGSVRTVVSGGREITTEKVLVSIGRRFNSGGLGLETAGVETERGRIKVNERMETNVPGIYAIGDVTGGMLLAHTASAEGGVAAANAMGGSAAMSYDAVPAGIFTDPEIASVGLREKTAAEQGMDVKVGRFPYAACGKALAMDETEGFVQVVADPGTDRVLGCTIVGAHATDLIGEVALAVRSGAKVRDITGTIHAHPTLPEVVLEAAEDVHGLAVHKVGRRR
- the tsaE gene encoding tRNA (adenosine(37)-N6)-threonylcarbamoyltransferase complex ATPase subunit type 1 TsaE, producing MTLRHGVHTTEGPEQTERLGAGLAGELGPGDVVALCGELGSGKTCFVRGVARGLGFDGYVKSPSFTIVNIYEGGRVPIYHVDLYRVADAGELPDLGLDDCLYGEGVTLVEWADRFPEIVPDEALVVKISRIGTGRRRIEIARRGPGTGTGADRLENTEGR
- a CDS encoding NAD(P)H-hydrate dehydratase, with protein sequence MRLVDARTMKEMDRRAMETYGVSGLQLMENAGRGVADVAVSMLDGGRGPVAVVAGKGNNGGDGFVAARHLCNRGVSAVVFSLASIDEIKGDAGRNARSWVRMGGEVHLVRTTEELKRHFSPLMMSTLIIDAVLGTGLSSPVEGFYGEVIDLINGLDKPVLSVDVPSGLCASTGRVLGRAVSADVTATMALPKTGLYVYPGRAHAGRIEVVDIGAPRAVLEEGEAEFELVDEDFVWKVLRPRGADSHKGTYGHLLVAAGSPGKGGAAYMSAAAAMRAGAGLVTLAVPESIAQAMEAKTTEVMTCALAAGADGAFCKASADGARALLEGKSALAVGPGIGASDATASFVSALLREARCPVVVDADGLNVLAGRLDGLKEVEARLVLTPHPGEAARLLGTTAAGVQDHRLASARRLADLTGAVVVLKGAGTVVAAASGKVYVNPTGSAALASAGTGDILTGIIGALLAQGAAPAAAAAAGAYIHGLAAQRLASRGYEAGLVATDLLEALPPLLSELSRSRDP
- a CDS encoding 4'-phosphopantetheinyl transferase superfamily protein, whose translation is MEIVGIGMEMVDIGRFEAAMERRGRRLLERLFTAAEIEYGLSRRRPAAALSARFAAKAALRKALGRAVPFRHVEVGRDGLGRPVLVGACLEGVAASLSMSHDGGVSLASVIVGRTP